The DNA segment CTTTGCCGGCCAGAACCAGGTCGTGCGGGATCCGACTGCTTGCAGCCTCAAAGGCCCGAATCAGCCCGGGCACGTTCTTCTTGGGTTCGAGATTCCCCACCCACAGCAAATAAGGTTTCTGCAATTGGTACAGTTCCCGGGCTCGGGCCACAGTCCCTTCCTCCACCGGCGCGAACTGATCGCCAAGGCCCAGCGGGATCACGCGAACCTTGCCTGCCTCGATCGGAGCACAGGCCACCACCTCACGGCGCACGACCTCACTGGGGACGACTACCACGGTCGCGCGACGGAGACTGACCGGAAGGGCACGCCGGTAGTGCCAGACGTTGCTGCGCTTGCACCACTCGGGGTGACTCAGCGCCAGGACATCGTAGACCGTCAGCACGGACCCCCCTCTCCAGAAGAGGGGCATGACATAGCCCGGCGCATGGAGCACCCTTGCACCCCAACGGCGAGCGAAGCGCGACAGCGCGGACTGCTCCCAGAGGATGCGACCGGCTCTGCTGCAGGTCCAGCCCGGTGCCGCATGGGTGGTCAGGACCGGGCCTTGCAGCGCCTCCGCCTGATAGCTCGGGCGGTGGACGACCATGAACTCATGAGCGCCGATCTGCGCCCCAAGGCCCCGACAGAGGCCCTCGATGGACACCTCGACCCCGCTGGGGCGGTCGCCCAGGAGCATCCCGTCGACCAGCACTCTCACGCTTCGGACCTTTCGAGGACTCGTCGGTAGAGGGCGACCGTCTCCGCCGCCATCCTGTCCGCGGTGAACTCAGCCGCGACCCGCTCCCGGGCCTGCTCACCACAGCGCAGGGCCAGGTCCGGCTCTGTCAGCATTCGCAGCACACCCCCGGCAAGGGCCTCGGCACTTCCGACCGGCGTCACCGCGAGGCCTGACACCTCGTTTCGTACCAGCTCGCCGGGACCGGCGGCGTCGTAGACCACCACCGGCCTGCCCAGGGCCATGGCCTCCAGGACCACGCGACCGAAGGGCTCATCCAGCGCTGCATGAACGAAGACGTCACAGGCCTGGAGTAGATCCGCGACGTCCTCGCGATGGCCCGTGAAGCGCACCATCCCCGCGACGCCCAGGTCCTGCGCCAGCTTCTCCAACTCGCTTCGACGCTGCTCATGGCGCTCCCCATGGCCGCCGACCACCACAAGCAGAAGGTCAGGCACTCTCGCTTGGAGTATTGCTGCCGCCTCCAGAAGCAGGTCGTGGCGCTTCCAGGTCACCAGGTCGCCGACGGCCATCATGACGCGTGCCTCAGCAGGCAGCCCCAGCTCCTGACGCACTTCGTCTCGGCTACGCCGGGGGCGGAACTCCTCCCGGTCAAGCCCATTGTAGACCAGGTGCACCCTCTCGGGCGCCGCTCCCTGGGCCAGGAGGAACTCTCGCACCGCCCGGGAGATGGCGATGCAGTCGGAGGCCTGCCCGCCGAGACGGTTCAAAACGACCGGTCGAATTCGCAGGTCACGCACGTGCCAGATCACGGGGACGCCGCCGAGGCGTGCCTGGGTAGCCGCCAGAGCCGCAGGCCAGGTGTTTGCATGGATCAGGTCGGCGGCAAAGGCCTTCTGCGCTCGTAGAATCTCTTGGGAGAGTCTGGCGAGGTCGGCGCGCGCCTTGAGCAGTACCGCCGGGGATAGAGACCAGTGAAGCTGCAGCGGGGACACGGGCCGCAGGTCAGCCCTCCCAGCGGCCCCCGGGACTGACAGCGCTCCTCCCGGAGGGCTCAGCAAGGTGCCCGCGACCTCGGGCGGCAGATGGCGCAAGAGGGACAACAGGCTCTCGCAGGCGCCACCGGCCATCGGCGCGTGGT comes from the Armatimonadia bacterium genome and includes:
- a CDS encoding glycosyltransferase family 4 protein, translated to MPTREEGSRENPPRRQGRDDRPLKVLYVHHAPMAGGACESLLSLLRHLPPEVAGTLLSPPGGALSVPGAAGRADLRPVSPLQLHWSLSPAVLLKARADLARLSQEILRAQKAFAADLIHANTWPAALAATQARLGGVPVIWHVRDLRIRPVVLNRLGGQASDCIAISRAVREFLLAQGAAPERVHLVYNGLDREEFRPRRSRDEVRQELGLPAEARVMMAVGDLVTWKRHDLLLEAAAILQARVPDLLLVVVGGHGERHEQRRSELEKLAQDLGVAGMVRFTGHREDVADLLQACDVFVHAALDEPFGRVVLEAMALGRPVVVYDAAGPGELVRNEVSGLAVTPVGSAEALAGGVLRMLTEPDLALRCGEQARERVAAEFTADRMAAETVALYRRVLERSEA
- a CDS encoding glycosyltransferase family 1 protein, coding for MRVLVDGMLLGDRPSGVEVSIEGLCRGLGAQIGAHEFMVVHRPSYQAEALQGPVLTTHAAPGWTCSRAGRILWEQSALSRFARRWGARVLHAPGYVMPLFWRGGSVLTVYDVLALSHPEWCKRSNVWHYRRALPVSLRRATVVVVPSEVVRREVVACAPIEAGKVRVIPLGLGDQFAPVEEGTVARARELYQLQKPYLLWVGNLEPKKNVPGLIRAFEAASSRIPHDLVLAGKVGWQAQASLQALAESPVAGRLRRLDYVPASDLPALYAGADLLVHWSLYEGAGLTPLEALACGTAAIVSDGGALPELAGQVAPVVPLAAGPEALAEQIVSLLGDSDRRARIVAEGQALVSRLRWSRYAQHIVALYEEAAALASSS